One Mycoplasma wenyonii str. Massachusetts DNA window includes the following coding sequences:
- the atpE gene encoding ATP synthase F0 subunit C has protein sequence MSLKDFISGLLQAGGGSSLLLFDEAANGKYIGKGIGAGVAILAGLGAALAQGFIGGKAVESLARNPEVEALIFKQFIVGAAVCESVAIYGLIVAILIMFAVNK, from the coding sequence GTGAGCTTAAAAGACTTTATTAGTGGTTTACTTCAAGCTGGGGGGGGCAGTTCATTGCTTTTGTTTGATGAGGCGGCAAATGGTAAATACATCGGCAAAGGGATTGGAGCTGGAGTTGCAATACTTGCCGGTTTAGGGGCGGCATTAGCTCAAGGATTTATTGGAGGAAAGGCTGTAGAGTCATTGGCTAGAAACCCAGAAGTTGAAGCTTTGATTTTCAAACAATTTATAGTGGGAGCTGCTGTTTGTGAATCAGTAGCTATTTATGGATTAATTGTGGCTATCTTAATAATGTTTGCTGTCAATAAATAA
- the rplT gene encoding 50S ribosomal protein L20 translates to MRSINSVSTRNRRKKVLKRASGYWGHRHAGYKVARQAVFKADQYAYRDRKNRKRDFRRLWITRLNAAFRELGLTYSKAIYLIQKSGYVLNRKVLSELAIHNPEEFKKIVESCLKGK, encoded by the coding sequence ATGAGGTCCATTAATAGTGTTAGTACTAGAAATAGAAGAAAAAAGGTATTAAAGAGAGCCTCTGGTTATTGGGGGCATAGACATGCAGGATATAAAGTTGCAAGACAGGCAGTATTTAAAGCAGATCAATATGCCTATAGAGATCGAAAGAATAGAAAGAGAGACTTTAGAAGGTTATGGATTACTAGATTAAATGCTGCTTTTAGAGAATTAGGTCTTACCTACTCTAAAGCCATTTATTTAATACAGAAATCAGGTTATGTATTAAATAGAAAGGTTTTGTCTGAATTGGCTATACACAATCCAGAAGAGTTCAAGAAAATAGTTGAATCTTGTTTAAAGGGAAAATAG
- a CDS encoding large ribosomal subunit protein bL35 has translation MSKVKKIKHKTKKSLSKRVVVLGSGAIKRKRSHRSHCASAKTTKRKRQLRKSALFNDAQYKITAHLLQGKR, from the coding sequence ATGTCAAAGGTTAAGAAAATCAAACATAAAACCAAGAAGTCTCTTTCCAAAAGAGTAGTAGTTCTAGGTTCTGGAGCAATTAAAAGAAAGAGATCTCATAGATCTCATTGTGCCTCTGCTAAAACTACCAAGAGAAAGAGACAACTAAGAAAGAGTGCTTTGTTCAATGATGCGCAATACAAGATAACCGCACATCTATTACAAGGAAAGAGATAG